One window from the genome of Mumia sp. ZJ1417 encodes:
- a CDS encoding VOC family protein, whose product MTLLGIREAVVATADLPAAVAFLRRAFGFEVVEETDGGALLAAAGAPAGRLRLIAQPGAVPQDAAVWDLGVRLLGIYSRDLEQTVEAIESAGGASRRPVSYPYGAATLSELVGYGRDGVWWTVPQAVTGAHRPSDAYAADPQRLHSELHSVVLVVDDHDDAVAFFEAGGLGTVFDGTMAGSEFEELVGMPAGAELRLTFMGGPEHRPARLEIMSFTGVAGQRTDAGGGVQRIVYFCDDVAATREALIAAGAEQADDGTLRGPAGLEIALVQEENR is encoded by the coding sequence ATGACCCTGCTCGGTATCCGTGAGGCCGTCGTCGCCACCGCCGACCTCCCTGCCGCCGTCGCGTTCCTCCGTCGCGCCTTCGGGTTCGAGGTCGTCGAGGAGACCGACGGCGGGGCGCTTCTCGCTGCGGCCGGTGCGCCCGCGGGTCGGCTGCGCCTCATCGCGCAGCCCGGGGCCGTGCCGCAGGACGCCGCCGTGTGGGACCTGGGCGTCCGCCTCCTGGGCATCTACAGCCGCGACCTCGAGCAGACCGTCGAAGCGATCGAGTCGGCCGGTGGAGCGTCGCGACGCCCGGTGAGCTATCCGTACGGAGCGGCCACGCTGTCCGAGCTGGTCGGCTACGGCCGCGACGGCGTCTGGTGGACCGTCCCGCAGGCCGTCACCGGCGCCCACCGCCCCAGCGACGCGTACGCGGCGGACCCGCAGCGTCTCCACTCCGAGCTCCACAGCGTGGTCCTGGTCGTCGACGACCACGACGACGCCGTGGCCTTCTTCGAGGCCGGTGGCCTCGGCACGGTCTTCGACGGCACGATGGCCGGCTCGGAGTTCGAGGAGCTGGTCGGGATGCCGGCCGGGGCTGAGCTGCGCCTGACCTTCATGGGTGGACCCGAGCACCGGCCGGCGCGGCTCGAGATCATGTCGTTCACCGGTGTCGCAGGGCAGCGGACGGACGCCGGGGGTGGCGTCCAGCGCATCGTCTACTTCTGCGACGACGTCGCGGCGACGCGTGAGGCACTGATCGCCGCCGGCGCGGAGCAGGCCGACGACGGCACGCTGCGTGGCCCTGCCGGGCTCGAGATCGCCCTCGTCCAGGAGGAGAACCGATGA